Proteins encoded by one window of Glycine soja cultivar W05 chromosome 15, ASM419377v2, whole genome shotgun sequence:
- the LOC114386103 gene encoding rhamnogalacturonan I rhamnosyltransferase 1-like, whose translation MPPISWSNISYYENQVLPLLLKHKVIQLNRTNARLANNGLPGEIQKLRCRVNFNALRFTTQIEELGRMMVKVLREKRPFLALHLRYEMDMLAFSGCAHDCYSKEEEELIRMR comes from the exons ATGCCACCCATTAGCTGGTCTAATATCTCATACTATGAAAATCAA GTCCTTCCTCTATTGCTGAAACACAAGGTCATACAGCTAAATAGAACAAATGCTAGACTTGCAAATAATGGACTACCTGGTGAGATTCAGAAGCTACGATGCCGAGTAAACTTCAATGCTTTGAGGTTTACTACTCAGATAGAAGAACTTGGCAGAATGATGGTCAAGGTTTTGAGGGAAAAGCGGCCTTTCCTTGCACTTCATCTTAGATATGAGATGGACATGTTGGCCTTCTCTGGCTGTGCTCATGATTGTTACAGcaaagaggaggaggaactcATAAGGATGAGGTAA